The Chloroflexota bacterium genome has a segment encoding these proteins:
- a CDS encoding Rdx family protein, whose amino-acid sequence MARKPVKVTITYCAECGYEGQALGLAQDLMKEFQTDLSAIEIVPWFEGSFDVKVGDDLVHSMYREGGFPESRDIAAVVREKLRDDAAG is encoded by the coding sequence ATGGCGCGCAAACCGGTGAAGGTCACGATCACATATTGCGCCGAGTGTGGGTATGAAGGTCAGGCGCTCGGGCTCGCCCAGGACCTGATGAAGGAGTTCCAGACCGACCTCTCGGCCATCGAGATCGTGCCGTGGTTCGAGGGCTCCTTCGACGTAAAGGTGGGCGACGACCTCGTCCACTCGATGTATCGCGAGGGCGGCTTCCCGGAATCGCGGGACATCGCTGCCGTCGTGCGAGAAAAGCTTCGGGACGACGCAGCCGGATAG
- a CDS encoding (2Fe-2S)-binding protein: MTLHVNGDLHVVDVPNSRTLLEALRDELKLLSVREGCGIGMCGACTVLVDGRPISSCLALAAMAEGHEVLTLEGLGIPTDESGVRDVAHLDPIQAAFVARTGFQCSYCTPGILLTTKALLAERPDATDEEIRAYLAGNLCRCGSYVKILDSVHEAIARLAAGR, translated from the coding sequence GTGACGCTCCACGTGAATGGCGACCTCCACGTCGTCGACGTCCCAAACTCGCGCACGCTCCTCGAGGCACTCCGCGACGAGCTGAAGCTGCTCAGCGTGCGCGAGGGGTGCGGCATCGGCATGTGCGGCGCGTGCACGGTGCTCGTCGACGGCCGGCCCATCAGCTCCTGCCTCGCCCTCGCGGCCATGGCGGAAGGCCACGAGGTCCTCACCCTCGAAGGGCTCGGCATTCCCACAGACGAATCGGGCGTCCGCGACGTCGCGCACCTGGACCCGATCCAGGCCGCGTTCGTGGCGCGAACGGGTTTCCAGTGCTCGTACTGCACGCCCGGCATCCTCCTCACGACCAAGGCGCTCCTCGCCGAGCGGCCCGACGCCACCGACGAGGAGATCCGCGCGTATCTCGCGGGCAATCTGTGTCGGTGCGGGAGCTACGTAAAGATCCTCGACTCCGTGCACGAGGCGATCGCCCGTCTCGCTGCCGGCCGCTAG
- a CDS encoding xanthine dehydrogenase family protein subunit M: MSDFALHKPTTLAEAVDVLGSYGGQARPIAGGTALVAMIHQGLVRPAALVRLDGISGLSGVRRDDGALHLGSLATLADIASSPAVRQGAPVLAQACGLVGNVRVRNAATIGGNVCEADYASDPPGVLCALGARVRIAGPRGEREIAVHELITDFYETSLAPDEIVSEVLVPLPPSNARCVYLKYVTRSSEDRPCVGATALLRLDGNRVEELRVAVGAVGGSPLRLPAIDATAAGMPATVDLFRHIGQAYADQAEPVADARGSAAYRARMVAVFVRRALEAAAAGDVGARRV, translated from the coding sequence GTGAGCGACTTCGCCCTGCACAAACCCACAACCCTTGCCGAAGCGGTCGACGTGCTTGGCAGCTACGGCGGCCAGGCGCGACCCATCGCAGGCGGCACGGCGCTCGTGGCGATGATCCACCAGGGGCTTGTTCGCCCGGCCGCCCTCGTCCGACTCGACGGCATCTCCGGCCTATCTGGGGTTCGACGAGACGACGGCGCGCTTCACCTCGGCTCTCTCGCGACGCTCGCCGACATCGCGTCCTCGCCCGCCGTACGGCAGGGCGCTCCCGTCCTCGCGCAGGCGTGCGGCCTCGTCGGCAACGTCCGCGTGCGGAACGCGGCGACGATCGGCGGAAACGTCTGCGAGGCGGACTACGCGTCCGATCCACCGGGCGTCCTCTGCGCGCTCGGAGCGCGCGTGCGAATCGCCGGCCCCCGGGGCGAGCGCGAGATCGCGGTGCACGAGCTGATCACCGACTTCTACGAGACGAGCCTCGCGCCCGACGAGATCGTATCTGAGGTGCTGGTCCCGCTCCCTCCATCCAACGCCCGATGCGTTTACCTGAAGTACGTCACGCGCTCCTCGGAAGACCGACCGTGCGTCGGCGCGACCGCGCTCTTACGCCTCGACGGGAATCGCGTCGAGGAGCTTCGCGTCGCCGTCGGCGCCGTCGGAGGATCGCCCCTTCGCCTGCCTGCCATCGACGCGACCGCCGCCGGAATGCCGGCCACCGTCGATCTGTTCCGTCACATTGGCCAGGCCTATGCCGACCAGGCGGAGCCCGTCGCCGACGCGCGCGGATCGGCCGCGTATCGTGCGCGAATGGTGGCAGTGTTTGTGCGCCGAGCCCTGGAAGCCGCGGCGGCCGGGGACGTCGGCGCGCGACGGGTCTGA
- a CDS encoding mandelate racemase/muconate lactonizing enzyme family protein → MRIDAVRSWIVTMGRTDPSWKTAAYAATSVDACIVEVRADGLTGLGGAAGRPPGRGIQASRILADLHGPAANALIGEDALARTDLVERLRRAGLHQSAISAVDMALYDLLGKAAGLSLHRLWGGAQLRSIPVVRMIGIKPPRDLVAAAEDLVESGFAHFKVKVGTGVSEDVARIRALRSELGDNLWIGVDANGAYCPDEALDLCRALAPFDVRLLEQPVDYADIAGLAMVTKGSPIPIMADQIITSVESALRVCQAGAAHVVSLKVGQAGTLDQCRRIAELCLAFGVGVHIGGSARPAVVDAAHALIAAALPGVSPECEIGESLAVTGDATGPPPIRDGHWLVGDSPGLGIALRPPTGEETA, encoded by the coding sequence GTGCGCATCGACGCCGTGCGGAGCTGGATCGTCACGATGGGGCGGACCGACCCGTCGTGGAAGACCGCTGCGTACGCCGCCACGAGCGTGGACGCGTGTATCGTCGAAGTGCGGGCCGACGGGTTGACAGGCCTGGGCGGGGCCGCCGGCCGTCCGCCCGGACGGGGCATCCAGGCGAGCCGCATTCTCGCCGACCTTCACGGGCCGGCGGCGAATGCGCTCATCGGCGAAGACGCCCTCGCCCGAACGGATCTGGTGGAGCGGCTGCGGCGCGCCGGGCTTCATCAATCGGCCATCAGCGCCGTGGATATGGCCCTGTACGACCTGCTCGGCAAGGCGGCAGGTCTCTCCCTCCACAGGCTCTGGGGCGGCGCACAGCTCCGATCGATCCCCGTGGTGCGGATGATTGGCATCAAGCCGCCACGAGACCTGGTCGCCGCGGCGGAGGATCTCGTGGAGAGCGGGTTCGCGCATTTCAAGGTGAAGGTGGGGACCGGCGTCTCCGAAGACGTCGCCCGAATTCGAGCGCTGCGCAGCGAGCTGGGGGACAACCTCTGGATCGGAGTGGACGCGAACGGGGCCTACTGCCCCGACGAGGCGCTCGACCTGTGCCGCGCCCTCGCGCCCTTCGACGTCCGCCTCCTCGAGCAACCCGTGGACTATGCCGACATCGCGGGGCTGGCAATGGTGACGAAGGGCAGCCCGATCCCCATCATGGCGGACCAGATCATCACGAGCGTTGAATCGGCGCTCCGCGTCTGCCAGGCGGGGGCGGCGCACGTGGTCTCCCTGAAGGTCGGCCAGGCGGGCACTCTGGACCAATGCCGCCGGATCGCCGAGCTGTGCCTGGCGTTCGGCGTCGGCGTCCACATCGGCGGCTCAGCGCGACCGGCCGTGGTCGACGCCGCCCACGCCCTGATTGCCGCCGCCCTGCCCGGCGTCTCGCCCGAGTGCGAGATCGGGGAGAGCCTGGCCGTCACCGGAGACGCCACCGGCCCGCCTCCCATCCGCGACGGCCATTGGCTGGTCGGCGATTCGCCGGGGCTGGGAATCGCGCTCAGGCCGCCCACCGGCGAGGAGACCGCCTGA
- a CDS encoding amidohydrolase family protein, protein MAREYRYISGDSHLEIDSQRWIHRVPAQYRDRAPRVIRLPDGGDAWMIEGRPLREVPSDLYGGKGRERWWPFGQNYETTPGTGTPEQRLAEQDRDGIDAEVMFPGVSGPGLWSAIADRQAYLAVVRAYNDFLAEEYCAVAPDRLIGLGVIPWTGVDDAIAEMEHCAKQGLKGVMLGTFPSGLGRPSPEDDRFWAAALDLKVAITAHEQFDRTGPRAGALLKYPSAPKDVIDRISEPRDFCGQMVKFGRLGGVNAIQLVLDGVFDRFPDLKVFFAETQIGWIPFYLEMCDVRYERHELWAQKLLGFKPLKGLPSEYVHRHVFWGFQHDFVGVELRHHIGVDRIMWAIDFPHQDSEWPNSMALIDKMFARVPAEETRRIVAQNAIDYFHLDGVAVTPDSSRQAVAAG, encoded by the coding sequence ATGGCACGCGAGTATCGCTATATCTCTGGCGATTCGCATCTCGAGATCGATTCCCAGCGGTGGATTCACCGCGTTCCGGCGCAGTATCGCGATCGCGCCCCCCGCGTCATTCGCCTGCCGGATGGCGGCGACGCATGGATGATCGAGGGACGTCCGTTGCGCGAGGTGCCATCGGATCTGTACGGCGGGAAGGGCCGCGAGCGCTGGTGGCCCTTCGGACAGAACTACGAGACGACGCCCGGCACCGGCACGCCCGAGCAGCGGCTCGCCGAGCAGGACCGCGACGGGATCGACGCGGAAGTGATGTTCCCCGGCGTGTCCGGCCCGGGCCTGTGGAGCGCTATCGCCGATCGGCAGGCCTATCTGGCGGTCGTGCGTGCCTACAACGACTTCCTGGCTGAGGAGTACTGTGCCGTCGCCCCCGATCGCCTCATCGGGCTGGGAGTCATCCCATGGACGGGCGTCGACGACGCCATCGCCGAGATGGAGCACTGCGCGAAGCAGGGCTTGAAAGGCGTCATGCTCGGCACGTTCCCCAGTGGGCTCGGCCGTCCCAGCCCCGAGGACGACCGCTTCTGGGCCGCGGCCCTCGACCTCAAGGTCGCCATAACCGCCCACGAGCAGTTCGACCGCACCGGCCCACGCGCGGGCGCCCTCCTGAAGTACCCCAGCGCACCCAAGGACGTGATCGATCGCATCAGCGAGCCGCGCGACTTCTGCGGGCAGATGGTCAAGTTCGGCCGCCTCGGCGGCGTCAACGCCATCCAGCTCGTTCTGGACGGGGTGTTCGACCGCTTCCCGGACCTGAAGGTCTTTTTCGCCGAGACGCAGATCGGCTGGATCCCCTTCTATCTGGAGATGTGCGACGTGCGCTACGAGCGGCACGAGCTGTGGGCGCAGAAGCTCCTCGGCTTCAAGCCGCTGAAGGGGCTCCCGAGTGAGTACGTCCACCGGCACGTGTTTTGGGGTTTCCAGCACGACTTTGTGGGCGTGGAGCTGCGCCACCACATCGGCGTCGATCGAATCATGTGGGCCATCGACTTCCCCCACCAGGACTCCGAGTGGCCCAATTCGATGGCCCTCATCGACAAGATGTTCGCGAGGGTGCCCGCCGAGGAGACGCGGCGGATCGTGGCCCAGAACGCTATCGACTACTTCCATCTCGACGGGGTCGCGGTCACGCCCGATTCCAGCCGCCAGGCGGTCGCCGCCGGCTAA
- a CDS encoding UbiD family decarboxylase, translated as MPVRDLREWIERVDEIGELSRVDGADPEYELGGLVDLYQWDMGNPALLFDHIRGYRPGHRIVANVFTSLRRLAISLDLPLDYGPRDFVQAWRTQLKDLKPQPAVTVESGPVLENQQRGDAIDLTQFPAPIWHRDDGGRYIGTGNIVVMRDPDTGWVNSGTYRVQMHDAQTAGIYISPGKHGRLIRDKYWSRGEACPVAVCVGQDPLLLLLGGLEVDYGTNEYDVAGAIRRKPIELISAPYTGLPVPATAEIVLEGEIPPGEMRSEGPFGEWTGYYASGEKDEPIIRVRSVLHRDDPIVLGCLPGKPPNDNTYFRSPLRAALIWDELERSGVPGVVGVWSHEAGGGRMFNVVAIQQMYPGHAKQVGMATASCHAGAYANRFVVVVDDDIDPCDTNQVLWAMCTRTDVVEDVDVMKRCWSTPLDPMAYAGEGPRYFNNRMIIDACRPYDRAKTFPTVARVGDAEAKELRANWPELFSPDGRARPQATRASHALASQRP; from the coding sequence ATGCCGGTACGGGACCTCCGCGAATGGATCGAGCGCGTTGACGAGATCGGGGAGCTGTCCCGCGTGGACGGCGCGGACCCCGAGTACGAGCTGGGTGGGCTCGTCGATCTGTACCAGTGGGACATGGGAAACCCGGCTCTGCTTTTCGACCACATCCGAGGGTACCGGCCCGGGCACCGCATCGTCGCCAACGTCTTCACGTCGCTGCGCAGGCTCGCCATCAGCCTGGATCTCCCCCTCGATTACGGCCCGCGCGATTTCGTCCAGGCATGGCGCACGCAGCTCAAAGACCTGAAACCGCAGCCGGCCGTGACCGTCGAATCCGGCCCCGTTCTCGAGAATCAGCAGCGGGGAGACGCCATCGACCTCACCCAGTTCCCCGCGCCCATCTGGCACCGAGACGATGGCGGACGATACATCGGCACGGGCAACATCGTGGTGATGCGGGATCCGGACACGGGCTGGGTCAATTCCGGGACGTACCGGGTCCAGATGCACGACGCGCAAACGGCCGGCATCTACATCTCGCCGGGCAAGCACGGCCGCCTCATTCGGGACAAGTACTGGAGCCGCGGAGAGGCCTGCCCGGTCGCGGTCTGCGTCGGGCAAGATCCTCTCCTGCTCCTCCTGGGTGGGCTGGAAGTCGACTACGGAACCAATGAGTACGACGTCGCGGGCGCGATTCGGCGCAAGCCGATCGAGCTGATCTCCGCGCCCTATACGGGCCTGCCGGTCCCTGCGACGGCCGAGATCGTGCTGGAGGGCGAGATTCCGCCAGGTGAGATGCGCTCCGAGGGGCCGTTTGGCGAGTGGACCGGCTACTACGCGAGCGGCGAGAAGGACGAGCCGATCATTCGCGTTCGGTCGGTGCTCCATCGCGACGACCCGATCGTGCTCGGCTGCCTCCCCGGCAAGCCGCCCAACGACAACACCTACTTCCGGAGTCCGCTCCGGGCCGCCCTCATCTGGGACGAGCTCGAGCGGTCCGGCGTGCCCGGTGTCGTCGGCGTCTGGTCGCACGAGGCTGGGGGTGGCCGGATGTTCAACGTCGTGGCCATCCAGCAGATGTATCCGGGCCACGCCAAGCAGGTCGGCATGGCGACGGCGAGCTGCCACGCTGGCGCTTATGCGAACCGCTTCGTGGTGGTCGTGGACGACGACATCGACCCGTGCGACACGAACCAGGTGCTCTGGGCGATGTGCACGCGCACGGACGTCGTCGAAGATGTGGACGTGATGAAGCGCTGCTGGAGCACGCCGCTCGACCCCATGGCCTACGCGGGCGAAGGGCCCCGGTATTTCAACAATCGGATGATCATCGACGCCTGCAGGCCCTACGATCGGGCGAAGACCTTTCCAACCGTCGCGCGCGTCGGCGATGCCGAGGCGAAGGAGCTTCGCGCGAACTGGCCGGAGCTCTTCTCGCCGGACGGCAGGGCGCGACCGCAAGCGACGCGCGCCAGCCACGCGCTAGCCAGCCAGCGGCCGTGA
- a CDS encoding 2'-deoxycytidine 5'-triphosphate deaminase: MSAQSPTLFPELGVAAHRATGILPSQSIRTLIDAGSIPSSAPIEPAQIQPASLDLRLGPVAYRVRASFLPGRGSTVLKKAEEFKTHEIDLTRPAVLERGCVYLVPLMEEWRLPPNISGKANPKSTTGRLDVFTRLITDYATEFERVAAGYCGGLYLEIVPRTFSILVRAGTRMNQIRFIRGAPQPGDGALARLHQTQTLLYLQDEAVESPTIADGLWISVDLDGVQGAAIIGYRAKTHAPLIDLDRVAYYDLTEFWEPISRPRAGRLILNPEDFYILASKERVRVPPAYAAEMVAYDPSVGEFRIHYAGFFDPGFGYGSSDIKGTHAVLEVRSHEVPFVLEDGQRVGRLQFEPLIEIPDRVYGRLIGSTYQGQDLALSKQFKRP, translated from the coding sequence ATGAGCGCGCAGTCGCCCACCCTTTTCCCCGAGCTGGGCGTGGCCGCCCACCGAGCGACCGGAATTCTGCCATCGCAGAGCATTCGCACGCTCATCGACGCCGGTTCGATTCCCTCATCCGCGCCCATCGAGCCGGCCCAGATCCAGCCGGCGAGCCTCGACCTGCGACTCGGGCCGGTCGCGTACCGGGTGCGCGCGAGCTTCCTTCCCGGCCGAGGGTCCACGGTGCTCAAGAAGGCAGAGGAGTTCAAGACCCACGAGATCGACCTGACCCGGCCCGCCGTCCTAGAGCGCGGATGCGTCTACCTCGTGCCGCTCATGGAGGAGTGGCGCCTGCCCCCGAACATCTCGGGAAAGGCGAACCCGAAGAGCACGACGGGTCGGCTCGACGTCTTCACCCGGCTGATCACGGATTACGCAACCGAGTTCGAGCGCGTGGCGGCCGGCTACTGTGGCGGCCTGTACCTGGAGATCGTCCCCCGGACGTTCAGCATCCTGGTTCGCGCCGGCACCCGGATGAACCAGATCCGATTCATCCGCGGGGCGCCCCAGCCCGGCGACGGCGCCCTGGCGCGCCTCCATCAGACCCAGACGTTGCTGTACCTGCAGGACGAGGCCGTCGAGTCGCCGACCATCGCCGACGGGCTGTGGATCTCCGTCGACCTCGACGGCGTGCAGGGCGCCGCCATCATCGGCTATCGCGCGAAGACCCACGCGCCCCTGATTGATCTCGACCGTGTCGCCTATTATGATCTCACCGAGTTCTGGGAGCCGATCTCTCGCCCGCGCGCCGGCCGCCTCATCCTCAACCCCGAAGACTTCTACATCCTCGCCTCGAAGGAGCGGGTCCGCGTGCCACCGGCGTATGCCGCGGAGATGGTCGCCTATGACCCATCCGTCGGGGAGTTTCGCATCCATTATGCGGGCTTCTTCGATCCCGGCTTCGGATACGGAAGCTCTGACATCAAGGGGACGCACGCGGTGCTGGAAGTCCGCTCGCATGAGGTGCCCTTCGTCCTGGAGGACGGTCAGCGGGTCGGACGTCTCCAGTTCGAGCCGCTGATCGAGATACCGGACCGCGTCTACGGCCGATTGATCGGCTCAACCTACCAGGGACAGGATCTGGCCCTGAGCAAGCAGTTCAAACGGCCATGA
- a CDS encoding xanthine dehydrogenase family protein molybdopterin-binding subunit, which translates to MTQTIPPPRAQMTQRDRDAVMKVTAQIPYALNVELPGMLHARCVRSPYPHARIVRVDASRALAHPGVVAALTRDDLSDGRLFPYYGAAIKDQPIVAIDKARHVGDVVAAIVAETPDAAADAIDLVEVEYEELPAVFDAVEALKPDAPLVHEQIVGHYEFAAGGIQPQNGTNLINHMKVRRGDVEAGFAEAEIVHEDVFSSPALHHYPLEPHVTVARWEDDELTIWSSTQMPYFVRQQVADVFRIPAERVRVLVYTLGGGYGSKTYTRMEPLAAVLAQKAMRPVRLLLTRAEGFVTTTKHEARVRIKTGLKRDGTITAREVEVHYNGGAYADRSGTIARSGGIGASGPYGIPNVKVDAYAVYTNRPNAVPFRGLAVSQVAWAYERHTDELAHALGMDPLEFRRKNLLRTGDRFATSEVLEDVHFVELLEDAARAIDYDGPLPEPSGPNKLVGRGLSTIIKHMGSNPATTTLMIRLRSDGAISALSSTVDIGQGSRTVLAREVARALGVPEDRVDVPFVDTRSTPPDQGTSSSRSSFFNVLAAHVAAEDLYRQLRGLAGQVFEVPESEVTAERGFVRVGQGEPVDIAALLRQAGVESLAGVGGFKTEIGVDPETGQGKASHHWHQAAAAATVEVDRETGKVTLLKLHLATHAGRVIDRPNAELQNEGCAAFGISQALFEEMLFEDGQVTNPNLSDYNISSMEDFPAPFTTTLAESPDPNAEVHGLGETGLPAVPPAIGNAVRDAIGAAVNRIPLTPERVLDAIEGASR; encoded by the coding sequence ATGACCCAGACGATCCCGCCGCCCCGCGCCCAGATGACCCAGCGCGACCGCGACGCCGTCATGAAGGTCACGGCGCAGATCCCGTACGCGCTGAACGTCGAGCTGCCCGGCATGCTGCACGCCCGCTGCGTCCGCAGCCCGTATCCTCACGCCCGTATCGTTCGCGTTGACGCCTCGCGGGCACTCGCGCACCCGGGCGTCGTCGCCGCGCTGACCCGCGACGACCTGTCCGATGGTCGCCTGTTCCCCTACTACGGCGCCGCCATCAAGGACCAACCGATCGTCGCCATCGACAAGGCGCGCCACGTAGGTGACGTGGTCGCCGCGATCGTAGCGGAGACGCCGGACGCCGCCGCGGATGCCATCGACCTCGTGGAGGTGGAGTACGAGGAGCTGCCGGCGGTCTTCGACGCCGTGGAGGCGCTCAAGCCCGACGCTCCGCTCGTCCACGAGCAGATCGTTGGCCATTACGAGTTCGCCGCCGGAGGAATCCAGCCGCAAAACGGGACCAACCTGATCAACCACATGAAGGTACGGCGCGGCGACGTCGAGGCGGGATTCGCCGAGGCGGAGATCGTTCACGAGGACGTCTTCTCGAGTCCCGCCCTGCACCACTACCCGCTGGAGCCGCACGTCACGGTGGCGCGCTGGGAGGATGACGAGCTGACCATCTGGTCCTCGACCCAGATGCCCTACTTCGTCCGGCAACAGGTCGCCGACGTCTTTCGCATCCCCGCGGAGCGCGTCCGCGTGCTCGTCTACACCCTCGGCGGGGGATACGGCTCGAAAACGTACACGCGCATGGAGCCCCTGGCGGCCGTGCTGGCCCAGAAGGCAATGCGGCCCGTGCGTCTCCTCCTTACGCGCGCCGAGGGCTTCGTGACGACGACCAAGCACGAGGCCCGCGTCCGCATCAAGACCGGCCTCAAGCGCGATGGGACGATCACCGCGCGCGAAGTCGAGGTCCACTACAACGGCGGCGCCTACGCGGATCGGAGCGGGACGATCGCGCGCTCGGGCGGAATTGGCGCGTCGGGGCCATATGGCATCCCGAACGTCAAGGTCGACGCCTACGCCGTGTACACGAATCGGCCGAACGCGGTGCCGTTCCGCGGCCTAGCCGTCTCGCAGGTCGCGTGGGCGTACGAGCGCCACACCGACGAGCTGGCCCACGCGCTGGGAATGGACCCGCTCGAGTTTCGGCGGAAGAATCTTCTCCGGACCGGCGACCGTTTCGCCACGAGCGAGGTGCTGGAAGACGTCCACTTCGTCGAGCTGCTGGAGGACGCGGCCCGGGCCATCGACTACGACGGCCCGCTTCCCGAGCCATCTGGGCCCAACAAGCTCGTCGGGCGCGGCCTCTCGACCATTATCAAGCACATGGGCAGCAATCCGGCGACCACGACGTTGATGATCCGTCTCCGGTCCGACGGCGCCATCAGCGCGCTCAGCAGCACCGTCGACATCGGCCAGGGCTCGCGCACGGTGCTCGCCCGCGAAGTCGCCCGCGCCCTCGGGGTCCCGGAGGACCGCGTCGACGTGCCGTTCGTGGACACCCGCTCCACCCCGCCGGACCAAGGGACCAGCTCGAGCCGATCCAGCTTCTTCAACGTCCTGGCCGCCCACGTCGCGGCCGAAGACCTCTACCGTCAGCTTCGCGGGCTCGCCGGTCAGGTGTTCGAGGTCCCTGAATCGGAGGTGACCGCGGAGCGCGGATTCGTCCGCGTCGGCCAAGGGGAGCCCGTCGACATCGCCGCCCTGCTCCGGCAGGCCGGCGTGGAGAGCCTGGCCGGCGTCGGCGGGTTCAAAACGGAGATTGGGGTCGACCCAGAGACCGGCCAGGGTAAGGCGTCCCATCATTGGCACCAGGCGGCGGCCGCGGCGACGGTGGAGGTCGATCGCGAGACGGGCAAGGTCACCTTACTGAAGCTCCACCTGGCAACCCATGCCGGGCGCGTCATCGACCGCCCAAACGCCGAGCTGCAGAACGAGGGCTGCGCCGCGTTCGGCATCTCTCAGGCGCTGTTCGAGGAGATGCTGTTCGAGGACGGCCAGGTCACGAACCCCAACCTCTCCGACTACAACATCTCGTCCATGGAAGACTTCCCCGCCCCGTTCACGACGACCCTCGCGGAAAGCCCGGACCCCAACGCCGAAGTCCACGGGCTCGGGGAGACGGGCCTCCCCGCCGTTCCGCCGGCCATCGGCAACGCGGTGCGCGACGCGATCGGCGCAGCCGTAAACCGCATCCCGCTCACGCCGGAGCGCGTGCTGGACGCGATAGAGGGGGCGAGCCGTTGA
- a CDS encoding aspartate/glutamate racemase family protein encodes MRIMFLNQSPRNPRGDAVHERTQALLRGYASPGTELDLCYPDEFEGARVMRAMGAQSVLTGLHHAMATAALIRKTVWAQDSGYDAVIQSNTFDPGVEAGRLAVRIPVIGILRTALHVATNLADKVGITVPLAGHVPYTWRIIRSYGMQDFVTDIRPVEMYGEDMDARKDQLFRAAVDTMTALVAETNPQCIIPLGGALIPYVVSPSDLQREVGIPVLNTKAIAIGFAEMCVRNGMSHSPVTYPSAPLRSEDFAAHAYD; translated from the coding sequence ATGCGAATCATGTTCCTGAACCAATCGCCCCGAAACCCGAGGGGCGACGCTGTCCACGAGCGCACCCAGGCCCTGCTCCGCGGCTACGCCTCGCCGGGGACCGAGCTGGACCTCTGCTACCCCGACGAGTTCGAGGGCGCTCGCGTTATGCGCGCGATGGGGGCCCAGAGCGTGCTGACGGGTTTGCATCATGCGATGGCCACCGCGGCCCTCATCCGCAAGACCGTCTGGGCCCAGGATAGTGGGTACGACGCCGTCATTCAGAGCAACACCTTCGATCCCGGTGTGGAGGCCGGCCGACTGGCCGTGCGCATCCCGGTGATCGGAATCCTCCGAACGGCCCTCCACGTCGCCACGAACCTGGCCGACAAGGTCGGCATCACCGTGCCCCTGGCGGGACACGTCCCGTACACGTGGCGGATCATCCGCTCGTACGGCATGCAGGACTTCGTGACGGACATTCGGCCGGTCGAGATGTACGGCGAGGACATGGACGCGCGAAAGGACCAGCTCTTTCGCGCGGCCGTGGACACGATGACCGCCCTCGTCGCCGAGACGAACCCGCAGTGCATCATCCCGCTCGGCGGCGCCCTCATCCCATACGTGGTCTCACCGAGCGACCTTCAGCGGGAAGTGGGAATTCCGGTCCTGAACACGAAGGCGATCGCCATCGGCTTCGCCGAGATGTGCGTGCGAAACGGAATGTCTCACAGCCCGGTCACGTACCCGAGCGCGCCCCTTCGGTCGGAGGACTTCGCGGCGCACGCGTACGACTGA
- a CDS encoding sigma-70 family RNA polymerase sigma factor translates to MDASADVGEMIRRARAGDGPAFESIYRSTVVPIYRYVAARVDTRDLAEEVTQDVFFAAVKGIATFRGADENALLGWLFQIARHKIADVLRERYRRPVRALEDAAGLEDGALGPEEVALANGDRDEVRRALARLTDDQREVIVCKYILDYDNRRTAAIVGKDANAVNQLHHRALASLHRLLMRPRIEAPSAERS, encoded by the coding sequence GTGGACGCGTCAGCCGACGTCGGCGAGATGATCCGCCGCGCCCGAGCCGGAGACGGCCCCGCCTTCGAATCGATCTATCGGTCCACAGTCGTTCCGATCTACCGGTACGTCGCAGCTCGGGTCGACACGCGCGATCTCGCCGAGGAGGTGACGCAAGACGTGTTCTTCGCGGCCGTCAAAGGGATCGCCACATTTCGCGGGGCGGACGAGAACGCGCTGTTGGGCTGGCTCTTCCAGATCGCGCGCCACAAGATCGCCGATGTGCTGCGCGAGCGATATCGCCGCCCGGTTCGCGCGCTCGAGGACGCGGCCGGTCTGGAGGATGGCGCGCTCGGGCCGGAGGAAGTGGCGCTCGCGAACGGCGACCGCGACGAAGTCCGTCGGGCCCTCGCGCGCCTGACCGACGACCAGCGAGAGGTCATTGTGTGCAAGTACATCCTGGATTACGACAACCGGCGGACCGCCGCCATCGTCGGGAAGGACGCGAACGCGGTCAACCAGCTCCACCATCGGGCCCTTGCCAGCCTTCACCGCCTGCTCATGCGCCCGCGAATCGAAGCGCCGAGCGCGGAAAGGAGCTGA